Proteins from one Parasteatoda tepidariorum isolate YZ-2023 chromosome 4, CAS_Ptep_4.0, whole genome shotgun sequence genomic window:
- the LOC107457461 gene encoding uncharacterized protein isoform X1, with product MDPKYIPHAIKSSDQLSDTMGHLKLRFSANRDPKLYKSDTEKLELWNASGGMLNEETCSNYKDYFNISLIIEDKVSRFGTFLLMVHPEMNLFFLKMQVEQDLGIPTSSQKWIFCNELVENDHLTLNDCGILPNSSMFLYVDSCRDKMKCSQKQSQDSNKQYNSKTNLLKNYNYLKPDSSDKTDLKGLKRNQVNVLRHCEINNISVESTGLQKQKHDAAIEDWLVSVHLPQHSFGNKEEIDFQKLKYGGAVKNTVPVNLTQPFLCNKAEIGFQKLKYGAVIKDVPVQSPQHSSNNEAEIDEHNFSNLFSLNIEKEQIMTPNCSSTPSLRTKIKKTYSLENLEREHVKTLYAEEFPTIVTPRKSSLQSFRNFIEKIKAVKGLKSNISLGISHGPLRENSKTISSSLICEQSKDVSHNDSTQHLVPIDETQISFSKNINSVDINPENCENEKLDSFSRCISKELTEAETRDITVPDLSQNSVEQPGKSLTEEEKLLEHNLTLISVDNFEDQDNTKGEYQSTLQSCILENQTLHTSATNLLEDVIYIDSTSTNQNELETPSESENSEIENSLDLNNAEQQMNCYKLEEELAENFKMWQQIENQSLVKNAEKFACPVCFQEVESGEGVILHECLHMFCLDCLQKTVEYSEDIIVNCPFRNEDYSCPSNLQHREIKALVSEHVYDRYLQRSINTAKSIAEKSFHCKTLNCDGWCLFEENFNIYHCPVCSHYNCLNCNAIHEGLNCKQYQEKLKNQKELDSDSVKSLALLNKLIEDGKAMKCPKCDLILMKRWGCDWLKCSVCLTEICWITKGPRWGPAGQGDTSAGCKCGVNGIKCHPSCTYCH from the exons atggaCCCAAAATATATTCCTCATGCTATTAAATCTAGTGATCAACTTTCAGATACCATGGGCCACTTGAAATTAAGGTTTTCAGCTAACCGTGACccaaaattatacaaaa GTGACACAGAGAAATTGGAATTGTGGAATGCTAGTGGTGGTATGCTTAATGAAGAAACCTGTTCAAACtacaaagattattttaa CATCAGCCTCATCATCGAAGATAAAGTTTCCCGTTTTGGAACCTTTTTATTAATGGTCCATCctgaaatgaatttatttttcttgaagatgcag GTGGAACAAGATTTAGGCATTCCTACTTCTTctcaaaaatggattttttgcaatgaattaGTTGAAAATGATCATTTGACATTAAATGACTGTGGGATTCTTCCAAATTCTTCTATGTTTTTATATGTTGACTCTTGCAGAGACAAAATGAAATGTTCTCAAAAACAAAGTCAAGACTCTAATAAGCAATATAATTCTAAAAccaatctcttaaaaaattataactatttgaAACCTGATTCAAGTGACAAAACAGATTTAAAGGGACTGAAGCGCAATCAGGTGAATGTTTTAAGacattgtgaaataaataacatttctgTTGAATCAACAGGTTTGCAGAAACAAAAGCATGATGCTGCAATTGAAGACTGGTTAGTGTCTGTCCATTTACCTCAGCACTCATTTGGTAATAAAGAGGAAATTGACTTTCAGAAATTGAAGTATGGTGGTGCAGTTAAAAATACTGTGCCCGTTAATTTAACACAGCcctttttatgtaataaagcTGAAATtggttttcagaaattaaagtACGGAGCTGTCATTAAAGATGTGCCTGTGCAATCACCTCAGCACTCTTCTAATAATGAAGCTGAAATTGATgagcataatttttcaaatttgtttagcttaaatatagaaaaagagCAGATTATGACACCTAATTGTTCATCTACTCCGTCTCTACgaactaaaattaagaaaacatataGTTTGGAAAATCTAGAAAGAGAACATGTGAAAACATTGTATGCTGAAGAGTTTCCCACAATAGTCACACCTAGAAAATCCAGTTTACAAAGCTTTAGaaacttcattgaaaaaataaaagctgtcaaagggttaaaaagcAATATAAGTTTAGGCATCTCACATGGTCCTTTGagagaaaattctaaaacaatttcttcTTCGCTTATTTGTGAGCAGAGTAAAGATGTCAGTCACAACGACTCAACTCAACACTTAGTTCCTATTGATGAAacacaaatatctttttctaaaaatataaattcagttGATATAAACCCAGAGAATTGTGAGAATGAAAAACTGGATTCATTTTCGAGATGTATTTCTAAAGAACTAACCGAAGCTGAAACGCGTGACATAACTGTCCCTGATTTATCCCAGAATTCAGTTGAACAACCTGGTAAATCTCTcactgaagaagaaaaacttttagaGCATAACTTGACTCTTATTTCAGTTGATAATTTTGAGGATCAAGATAATACTAAGGGTGAATATCAAAGTACATTACAAAGTtgtattttagaaaatcaaacATTGCATACTTCTGCTACCAATTTATTGGAAGATGTTATTTATATCGATTCTACATCAACAAATCAAAATGAACtggaaa CTCCTTCTGAAAGTGAAAACTCAGAAATTGAGAATAGTTTGGATTTGAACAATGCTGAACAACAAATG aaTTGTTACAAATTGGAAGAAGAATtggctgaaaattttaaaatgtggcaACAAATTGAAAACCAGAGTTTAGTCAAGAATGCTGAAAAATTTGCATGTCCTGTTTGCTTCCAGGAAGTAGAAAGTGGTGAAGGTGTGATTTTGCATGAATGCCTCCACATGTTTTGTCT tgATTGCCTGCAAAAGACAGTAGAATATTCTGAAGATATCATTGTTAATTGCCCTTTTCGTAATGAGGATTATTCTTGTCCAAGTAATCTGCAACATCGGGAAATAAAGGCT CTTGTCTCTGAGCATGTTTATGACAGATATTTACAAAGGAGCATTAATACAGCCAAAAGTATTGCAGAGAAGAGTTTTCATTGCAAGACCTTAAACTGTGATGGATGGTGCCTAtttgaagaaaactttaataTCTATCACTGTCCTGTGTGCTCTCACTATAACTGTTTGAACTGCAATGCCATCCACGAAGGACTCAACTGCAAACAATATCAGGAAAAACTAAAGAACCAAAAAGAATTAGACAGTGATTCAGTAAAGTCACTTGCATTGTTAAAT AAACTGATTGAAGATGGCAAAGCCATGAAATGTCCAAAGTGTGATCTTATACTCATGAAAAGATGGGGCTGTGATTGGTTGAAGTGTAGTGTGTGTTTGACAGAGATTTGTTGGATTACAAAAGGCCCACGATGGGGTCCTGCT GGTCAAGGGGATACTAGCGCAGGCTGCAAGTGTGGTGTAAATGGCATTAAATGTCATCCATCCTGCACTTATTGCCACtga
- the LOC107457461 gene encoding uncharacterized protein isoform X2: MQNHPEQVNSTFFSGDTEKLELWNASGGMLNEETCSNYKDYFNISLIIEDKVSRFGTFLLMVHPEMNLFFLKMQVEQDLGIPTSSQKWIFCNELVENDHLTLNDCGILPNSSMFLYVDSCRDKMKCSQKQSQDSNKQYNSKTNLLKNYNYLKPDSSDKTDLKGLKRNQVNVLRHCEINNISVESTGLQKQKHDAAIEDWLVSVHLPQHSFGNKEEIDFQKLKYGGAVKNTVPVNLTQPFLCNKAEIGFQKLKYGAVIKDVPVQSPQHSSNNEAEIDEHNFSNLFSLNIEKEQIMTPNCSSTPSLRTKIKKTYSLENLEREHVKTLYAEEFPTIVTPRKSSLQSFRNFIEKIKAVKGLKSNISLGISHGPLRENSKTISSSLICEQSKDVSHNDSTQHLVPIDETQISFSKNINSVDINPENCENEKLDSFSRCISKELTEAETRDITVPDLSQNSVEQPGKSLTEEEKLLEHNLTLISVDNFEDQDNTKGEYQSTLQSCILENQTLHTSATNLLEDVIYIDSTSTNQNELETPSESENSEIENSLDLNNAEQQMNCYKLEEELAENFKMWQQIENQSLVKNAEKFACPVCFQEVESGEGVILHECLHMFCLDCLQKTVEYSEDIIVNCPFRNEDYSCPSNLQHREIKALVSEHVYDRYLQRSINTAKSIAEKSFHCKTLNCDGWCLFEENFNIYHCPVCSHYNCLNCNAIHEGLNCKQYQEKLKNQKELDSDSVKSLALLNKLIEDGKAMKCPKCDLILMKRWGCDWLKCSVCLTEICWITKGPRWGPAGQGDTSAGCKCGVNGIKCHPSCTYCH; encoded by the exons ATGCAAAATCACCCAGAGCAagtaaattcaacttttttttcag GTGACACAGAGAAATTGGAATTGTGGAATGCTAGTGGTGGTATGCTTAATGAAGAAACCTGTTCAAACtacaaagattattttaa CATCAGCCTCATCATCGAAGATAAAGTTTCCCGTTTTGGAACCTTTTTATTAATGGTCCATCctgaaatgaatttatttttcttgaagatgcag GTGGAACAAGATTTAGGCATTCCTACTTCTTctcaaaaatggattttttgcaatgaattaGTTGAAAATGATCATTTGACATTAAATGACTGTGGGATTCTTCCAAATTCTTCTATGTTTTTATATGTTGACTCTTGCAGAGACAAAATGAAATGTTCTCAAAAACAAAGTCAAGACTCTAATAAGCAATATAATTCTAAAAccaatctcttaaaaaattataactatttgaAACCTGATTCAAGTGACAAAACAGATTTAAAGGGACTGAAGCGCAATCAGGTGAATGTTTTAAGacattgtgaaataaataacatttctgTTGAATCAACAGGTTTGCAGAAACAAAAGCATGATGCTGCAATTGAAGACTGGTTAGTGTCTGTCCATTTACCTCAGCACTCATTTGGTAATAAAGAGGAAATTGACTTTCAGAAATTGAAGTATGGTGGTGCAGTTAAAAATACTGTGCCCGTTAATTTAACACAGCcctttttatgtaataaagcTGAAATtggttttcagaaattaaagtACGGAGCTGTCATTAAAGATGTGCCTGTGCAATCACCTCAGCACTCTTCTAATAATGAAGCTGAAATTGATgagcataatttttcaaatttgtttagcttaaatatagaaaaagagCAGATTATGACACCTAATTGTTCATCTACTCCGTCTCTACgaactaaaattaagaaaacatataGTTTGGAAAATCTAGAAAGAGAACATGTGAAAACATTGTATGCTGAAGAGTTTCCCACAATAGTCACACCTAGAAAATCCAGTTTACAAAGCTTTAGaaacttcattgaaaaaataaaagctgtcaaagggttaaaaagcAATATAAGTTTAGGCATCTCACATGGTCCTTTGagagaaaattctaaaacaatttcttcTTCGCTTATTTGTGAGCAGAGTAAAGATGTCAGTCACAACGACTCAACTCAACACTTAGTTCCTATTGATGAAacacaaatatctttttctaaaaatataaattcagttGATATAAACCCAGAGAATTGTGAGAATGAAAAACTGGATTCATTTTCGAGATGTATTTCTAAAGAACTAACCGAAGCTGAAACGCGTGACATAACTGTCCCTGATTTATCCCAGAATTCAGTTGAACAACCTGGTAAATCTCTcactgaagaagaaaaacttttagaGCATAACTTGACTCTTATTTCAGTTGATAATTTTGAGGATCAAGATAATACTAAGGGTGAATATCAAAGTACATTACAAAGTtgtattttagaaaatcaaacATTGCATACTTCTGCTACCAATTTATTGGAAGATGTTATTTATATCGATTCTACATCAACAAATCAAAATGAACtggaaa CTCCTTCTGAAAGTGAAAACTCAGAAATTGAGAATAGTTTGGATTTGAACAATGCTGAACAACAAATG aaTTGTTACAAATTGGAAGAAGAATtggctgaaaattttaaaatgtggcaACAAATTGAAAACCAGAGTTTAGTCAAGAATGCTGAAAAATTTGCATGTCCTGTTTGCTTCCAGGAAGTAGAAAGTGGTGAAGGTGTGATTTTGCATGAATGCCTCCACATGTTTTGTCT tgATTGCCTGCAAAAGACAGTAGAATATTCTGAAGATATCATTGTTAATTGCCCTTTTCGTAATGAGGATTATTCTTGTCCAAGTAATCTGCAACATCGGGAAATAAAGGCT CTTGTCTCTGAGCATGTTTATGACAGATATTTACAAAGGAGCATTAATACAGCCAAAAGTATTGCAGAGAAGAGTTTTCATTGCAAGACCTTAAACTGTGATGGATGGTGCCTAtttgaagaaaactttaataTCTATCACTGTCCTGTGTGCTCTCACTATAACTGTTTGAACTGCAATGCCATCCACGAAGGACTCAACTGCAAACAATATCAGGAAAAACTAAAGAACCAAAAAGAATTAGACAGTGATTCAGTAAAGTCACTTGCATTGTTAAAT AAACTGATTGAAGATGGCAAAGCCATGAAATGTCCAAAGTGTGATCTTATACTCATGAAAAGATGGGGCTGTGATTGGTTGAAGTGTAGTGTGTGTTTGACAGAGATTTGTTGGATTACAAAAGGCCCACGATGGGGTCCTGCT GGTCAAGGGGATACTAGCGCAGGCTGCAAGTGTGGTGTAAATGGCATTAAATGTCATCCATCCTGCACTTATTGCCACtga